A part of Blastopirellula retiformator genomic DNA contains:
- a CDS encoding PcfJ domain-containing protein: MATKSKPTDQQILESNPQLVRHLSALHLGSLKDYRDWCAANGFCRKLHKTAKLRQREVQYSRRKLAVEAMLAKRREARNADHLLLRICRDQVYRYDWQAPLEGFYRGAHLAKHDGSGANIKPQVLEKLVAHLLETKARFLDGTPYYPRFGQRAGNSALEALPLIAAHCRRWIRPIESWTPTSRSPRRQFQSLLQHLFVQYGELPAFLDQVWLAGFAERSAAWRRIYLHLAAGHNLANCNLMPLEYTKKMAHHFHQAPGNSTIEQAIRWGEVKGLGGDDALAYAVLRSRLSVDFANHKFWRVVLQWLIRYPEVDRSQVGSIIDYIQFQRFVPHYVLTGEGDPQATNAREPNFTMRGRTPQSLLRQVERWHGTVHDTFVFGMHDWPPCGIAGFDVVEEEADGQLAAWTIRELLSSKQIVQEGEVMSHCVATYIDLCEQGLSSIWSLERETPQGKSRALTIEVRPQDRQIAQYSGSHNRVPTEEECRIIRQWAQQARLRL, translated from the coding sequence ATGGCTACCAAATCCAAACCTACCGATCAGCAAATCCTGGAGTCGAATCCGCAGCTAGTGCGGCATCTCAGCGCCCTTCATCTGGGGTCGCTCAAGGACTATCGCGATTGGTGCGCCGCCAACGGCTTCTGCCGCAAGCTGCACAAGACCGCCAAACTGCGCCAGCGCGAAGTGCAATATTCGCGTCGTAAACTGGCCGTTGAAGCTATGCTCGCCAAGCGCCGTGAAGCGAGAAACGCCGATCACTTGCTGTTGCGAATCTGCCGCGATCAAGTCTATCGCTACGATTGGCAAGCGCCGCTCGAAGGGTTCTATCGTGGGGCGCATCTTGCGAAACATGACGGCAGCGGCGCCAACATCAAGCCGCAGGTGCTGGAGAAACTGGTTGCTCATCTGTTGGAGACGAAGGCTCGGTTTCTGGACGGAACCCCCTATTACCCGCGGTTCGGTCAGCGTGCCGGCAACTCGGCGCTCGAAGCGCTGCCGCTGATCGCAGCCCATTGCCGCCGCTGGATTCGCCCGATCGAATCGTGGACGCCGACCAGTCGCAGTCCCCGCCGCCAGTTCCAGTCGCTGTTGCAGCACTTGTTTGTACAATACGGCGAACTGCCGGCGTTTCTCGACCAGGTCTGGCTTGCCGGATTCGCCGAGCGCAGCGCCGCCTGGCGACGGATCTATCTGCATCTGGCTGCGGGTCACAACCTGGCGAATTGCAACTTAATGCCGCTGGAATACACCAAGAAAATGGCCCACCATTTTCACCAAGCGCCCGGCAATTCGACAATCGAACAGGCGATCCGTTGGGGCGAGGTAAAGGGTCTCGGCGGCGACGACGCGCTCGCCTATGCGGTGCTCCGTTCGCGGTTGTCGGTCGACTTCGCCAATCACAAGTTTTGGCGGGTCGTGCTGCAGTGGCTGATTCGGTATCCCGAGGTTGATCGCTCGCAGGTCGGCTCGATTATCGACTACATCCAGTTCCAACGGTTCGTGCCGCACTATGTGCTGACGGGCGAGGGCGATCCCCAGGCCACCAACGCCCGTGAACCGAACTTCACGATGCGCGGCCGCACTCCGCAGTCGCTCCTCCGTCAGGTCGAGCGGTGGCATGGCACGGTGCACGATACGTTCGTCTTCGGCATGCATGATTGGCCGCCGTGCGGCATCGCTGGTTTCGATGTGGTGGAAGAGGAGGCTGATGGCCAGTTGGCGGCCTGGACGATCCGCGAACTGCTCAGCAGCAAGCAGATCGTCCAGGAAGGAGAGGTGATGAGCCACTGCGTGGCGACTTACATCGACCTCTGCGAACAAGGGCTGTCGTCGATCTGGTCGCTCGAGCGGGAAACGCCGCAAGGAAAATCGCGGGCCCTCACGATTGAGGTTCGCCCGCAAGATCGCCAGATCGCCCAATACAGCGGCAGCCACAATCGCGTGCCGACCGAAGAAGAATGTCGGATCATTCGCCAATGGGCGCAGCAAGCCAGGCTGCGACTTTAG
- a CDS encoding type II toxin-antitoxin system RelE/ParE family toxin → MSRLRYSADAKTDLTNIAAHIAGDEPIAARRWLSKLREKCRFIASQPDIGDVREELGSDIRATALGRYVIYFRHRASGVEIVRILPGDCDPMYQQL, encoded by the coding sequence ATGAGTCGACTTCGATACTCGGCTGACGCGAAAACAGATCTCACGAATATTGCAGCTCATATTGCGGGTGATGAACCGATCGCTGCCCGACGATGGCTCAGCAAGCTTCGTGAGAAATGTCGATTCATCGCGAGTCAACCTGACATTGGGGACGTTCGCGAAGAACTTGGATCCGACATCCGAGCAACGGCCCTCGGCCGCTACGTAATCTATTTCCGTCACCGCGCCTCGGGCGTCGAGATTGTTCGCATTCTTCCTGGCGACTGTGATCCCATGTATCAGCAGTTGTAG
- a CDS encoding type II toxin-antitoxin system ParD family antitoxin, with the protein MNLTLPHELNAFVQSLVNQGRYSSAEEAVAAGIRLLQAQEALRLEIAKGIRQLDADESFSEEDVFAAAESAISKTESERT; encoded by the coding sequence ATGAATCTAACCTTACCCCACGAACTGAACGCCTTCGTTCAGTCGCTCGTGAACCAGGGGCGTTATTCCTCAGCGGAAGAAGCGGTCGCCGCAGGTATTCGTCTACTGCAGGCCCAGGAGGCGCTCCGTCTGGAAATCGCCAAGGGGATTCGCCAACTTGATGCCGACGAATCTTTCTCAGAAGAAGACGTTTTCGCCGCGGCGGAATCGGCCATTTCCAAGACCGAATCCGAACGTACCTAG
- a CDS encoding sulfatase, with amino-acid sequence MVRLALGALLALPCIVSIALAEKPNILFIAIDDQNDWIGCFGGHPQAQTPYIDTLAARGTMFNNAHCQAPLCNSSRTSLLTGLRPSTTGIHGLAPWFRDVEGLSDLVTLPQYLRNNGYTTYSTGKIFHGGYGRRPKKDDEFDHLGPAASVGAKPKQKLVQTPNPHPLVDWGTFPHRDEDRGDYQVASWAVKTLNEKPKEPFFLSVGFFLPHVPCYATQQWFDLYPEDEVQLPTFAANDRDDTPRFSWYLHWKLPEPRQKFLAESGEWKNLVRSYLACTSFVDAQVGRVMEALEKNGYANNTVIVLWSDHGWHLGEKGITGKNTLWDRSTRVPLIFAGPGVAIHGKCEQPVELLDIYPTLIDLCGLPAKADLEGLTLSPQLQDANAKREQPAITTHNQGNHAVRTKRWRYIHYADGSEELYDMQADPQEMTNLAAKPELGDMKKELSAWLPKVDVHAAPGSAHRILTYDNDIPVWEGKVIHKDDPIPEL; translated from the coding sequence ATGGTTCGTCTTGCCCTTGGCGCCCTGCTTGCGCTCCCCTGCATTGTTTCTATTGCGCTGGCCGAAAAGCCCAACATCTTGTTCATCGCCATCGATGACCAAAACGATTGGATCGGCTGTTTTGGCGGACATCCTCAGGCGCAGACGCCCTACATCGATACGCTCGCCGCTCGGGGCACGATGTTCAACAACGCCCACTGCCAGGCGCCGCTTTGCAATTCGTCGCGCACCAGTTTGCTGACCGGTCTTCGCCCCAGCACGACCGGCATTCATGGTCTGGCGCCCTGGTTCCGCGATGTCGAAGGTTTGAGTGACCTGGTCACGCTTCCGCAGTACCTGCGAAACAATGGTTACACCACCTACTCGACCGGCAAGATCTTTCATGGCGGTTACGGCCGACGCCCGAAGAAGGATGACGAATTCGATCACCTTGGCCCCGCCGCATCGGTCGGCGCCAAGCCGAAGCAAAAGCTAGTGCAGACGCCCAATCCGCATCCGCTGGTTGACTGGGGAACCTTTCCCCATCGCGACGAAGACAGGGGAGACTACCAGGTCGCCAGTTGGGCAGTAAAAACGCTCAACGAAAAACCGAAGGAGCCCTTCTTCCTGTCGGTCGGCTTCTTCCTGCCGCACGTTCCTTGTTACGCGACGCAGCAGTGGTTTGATCTCTATCCCGAAGACGAGGTCCAGCTTCCTACCTTCGCGGCCAACGACCGGGACGACACGCCCCGCTTCTCGTGGTACTTGCACTGGAAGCTTCCTGAACCACGACAAAAATTCCTCGCCGAGTCAGGCGAATGGAAGAACCTGGTGCGATCCTACCTCGCTTGTACCAGCTTTGTTGACGCGCAGGTCGGCCGCGTCATGGAAGCGCTCGAGAAAAACGGGTATGCGAACAACACGGTGATTGTCCTCTGGTCGGATCATGGTTGGCATTTGGGCGAAAAAGGAATTACCGGCAAGAATACGCTTTGGGATCGTTCCACTCGCGTCCCGTTGATCTTCGCCGGCCCTGGCGTCGCGATTCACGGTAAATGCGAGCAGCCGGTCGAACTGCTCGATATCTATCCGACGCTGATTGATCTATGCGGATTGCCGGCCAAAGCCGATTTGGAAGGACTCACCCTCTCGCCACAACTGCAAGACGCCAACGCGAAACGGGAGCAACCAGCGATCACCACCCACAACCAAGGCAACCACGCCGTCCGCACCAAGCGGTGGCGATACATCCACTACGCCGACGGATCGGAAGAGTTGTACGACATGCAAGCCGATCCCCAAGAAATGACCAATCTGGCCGCCAAGCCAGAGCTGGGCGACATGAAAAAAGAACTCTCCGCCTGGCTGCCGAAAGTCGACGTCCACGCCGCGCCTGGCAGCGCCCATCGCATCTTGACCTACGATAACGACATCCCGGTCTGGGAAGGGAAAGTCATCCACAAGGATGATCCAATTCCGGAGTTGTAA
- a CDS encoding anti-sigma factor family protein has translation MNHAKLSCKEIYEYLADFLDNALPNNQQEVMETHLEHCPCCKHYLDNYRETLVLGKAACCNKMNPPPPAPDALINAILAARQQGEEKTPPPAE, from the coding sequence ATGAATCACGCCAAACTCTCCTGCAAAGAAATCTACGAATACCTCGCGGACTTTCTCGACAATGCGCTCCCCAATAACCAGCAAGAGGTAATGGAGACGCACCTCGAGCATTGTCCCTGCTGCAAGCATTACCTGGACAACTACCGAGAAACGTTAGTCCTGGGCAAAGCGGCCTGCTGCAACAAAATGAACCCGCCCCCTCCGGCGCCTGATGCGTTGATCAACGCGATCTTGGCTGCACGGCAACAGGGCGAGGAAAAGACGCCGCCGCCGGCTGAGTAA
- a CDS encoding sigma-70 family RNA polymerase sigma factor: MQLPSPTYLIVSLVRRGFNGPAWENPTLLRRMDGNFLFWYFVDMESFQRPLADPFVTEAELVQGLKSGDPTAFERLVRDYSGRMLAVARRFLTQEQDAQDALQDAFLSAFRSIERFEGNSQLSTWLHRIVVNASLMKLRTRRRKPEKPIDDLLPQFVGNGHRDGHEPAWAVTIDTAVNDREIRELVRTKISELPESYRTVLLLRDIEQMSTEETAEALELTTGAVKTRLHRARQALKTLLDPHMQGT, from the coding sequence ATGCAATTGCCATCGCCCACCTATCTGATCGTTTCGTTGGTGCGGCGAGGATTCAATGGCCCAGCTTGGGAAAATCCTACCTTACTACGTCGAATGGACGGCAATTTCTTATTCTGGTATTTTGTTGATATGGAAAGTTTTCAACGTCCACTCGCCGATCCCTTCGTCACCGAAGCGGAGTTGGTACAGGGCCTCAAGTCGGGCGATCCGACCGCTTTCGAGCGTTTGGTACGAGACTACAGTGGGCGAATGCTCGCGGTGGCCCGTCGTTTTTTGACCCAAGAACAGGACGCTCAAGACGCGTTGCAAGATGCGTTCCTGTCAGCATTTCGGTCGATTGAGCGATTCGAGGGCAACTCGCAGCTCTCGACCTGGCTCCACCGGATCGTGGTCAACGCGTCGCTGATGAAGCTGCGAACGCGGCGCCGGAAGCCGGAAAAGCCGATTGATGATTTGTTGCCTCAATTTGTGGGGAACGGACATCGCGATGGTCATGAACCCGCTTGGGCGGTTACTATTGATACCGCCGTTAATGACCGCGAGATTCGGGAACTTGTCCGAACGAAGATTTCCGAATTGCCAGAATCTTACCGAACCGTTCTACTTCTGCGCGACATCGAACAGATGAGTACGGAAGAAACGGCGGAAGCTCTGGAACTGACGACAGGCGCCGTCAAAACGCGACTTCATCGTGCCCGCCAGGCACTCAAGACCTTGCTAGATCCACACATGCAAGGTACATGA
- the tsaB gene encoding tRNA (adenosine(37)-N6)-threonylcarbamoyltransferase complex dimerization subunit type 1 TsaB, with product MKLLALETSLRQSSFALLEGGKLLRQVELDPALRTAAAITPALEAAFRDLGWKPAEIGLIAVSHGPGSFTGLRIGVATAKALAYVAGAEVLGIDTLRVIAAQSPDQVDAVQTLLDAQRQELFAAKYQRANGVWKINSKIGIVEIDAWLAALAPGDHVSGTALTKLQDEIPSGVSVLPATCWRPMAATVGQLAWADYQAGARGDHWNLSPQYYRKSAAEEKLEEKT from the coding sequence ATGAAGCTGCTGGCACTTGAGACCTCGCTCCGCCAATCCTCCTTTGCCTTGCTGGAGGGGGGAAAACTGTTGCGACAGGTAGAACTTGACCCAGCGCTTCGCACTGCCGCCGCGATTACGCCGGCCCTGGAAGCGGCGTTTCGCGATCTCGGCTGGAAACCGGCCGAGATCGGGCTGATCGCCGTCTCGCACGGCCCCGGCTCCTTCACTGGCTTGCGAATTGGCGTCGCTACCGCCAAAGCGCTCGCCTATGTCGCAGGCGCCGAAGTCCTTGGCATCGATACGCTTCGCGTCATCGCCGCTCAATCGCCTGACCAGGTCGACGCGGTTCAAACCCTGCTCGACGCGCAGCGGCAAGAGCTGTTCGCCGCCAAATATCAACGTGCGAACGGCGTTTGGAAGATCAACAGCAAGATCGGAATCGTCGAGATTGACGCTTGGCTCGCTGCTCTAGCCCCAGGCGACCACGTCAGTGGAACCGCTCTTACCAAGCTACAGGACGAAATCCCGTCCGGCGTCAGCGTACTGCCCGCAACTTGCTGGCGGCCGATGGCGGCGACCGTCGGACAGTTGGCCTGGGCTGACTATCAGGCCGGCGCTCGCGGCGATCACTGGAATTTATCGCCGCAGTACTATCGCAAAAGCGCCGCCGAAGAGAAGTTGGAAGAGAAGACGTAG
- a CDS encoding metallophosphoesterase family protein, translating into MKRALISDIHGNLEALTAVLDDIRQQGITEIYCLGDVIGYGPNPVDCLDLVRRKCTMCLLGNHDQAALFDPDGFNPVAFRAILWTRDQIDNSTGGANLVNERWDFLGELPRTHMEPTRLFVHGSPRDPTNEYVFPEDVYNQRKMENLFDRLDQFCFQGHTHIPGIFTPSLEFFGPDECDNVYRLGDEKAMFNVGSVGQPRDGDPRSCYVILTEESVMYRRVEYDFNVTAKKIYDIPDLDNMLGDRLKEGR; encoded by the coding sequence TTGAAACGAGCGCTGATTAGCGACATTCATGGCAATCTAGAAGCGCTGACCGCGGTTCTAGATGACATTCGACAGCAGGGTATCACCGAGATCTACTGCCTGGGGGATGTTATCGGCTACGGACCGAACCCGGTCGATTGCTTGGATCTTGTTCGTCGCAAATGCACCATGTGCCTTCTGGGCAACCACGACCAAGCGGCCCTGTTTGATCCGGACGGCTTTAATCCGGTCGCGTTTCGCGCGATTCTGTGGACCCGCGATCAAATTGACAATTCCACCGGCGGCGCCAATTTGGTCAACGAACGGTGGGATTTTCTGGGTGAGCTGCCGCGAACCCACATGGAGCCGACGCGGCTGTTTGTGCATGGTTCGCCGCGTGACCCCACCAACGAATACGTCTTTCCGGAAGATGTCTATAATCAACGGAAGATGGAGAACCTGTTCGACCGGCTCGATCAGTTCTGCTTCCAGGGGCACACGCACATTCCTGGGATCTTCACGCCGAGTCTCGAGTTTTTCGGCCCTGACGAATGCGACAACGTCTATCGTCTGGGAGACGAAAAGGCGATGTTCAACGTCGGCAGCGTCGGTCAGCCGCGCGACGGCGATCCCCGCTCGTGCTACGTGATCCTGACCGAAGAGTCGGTGATGTATCGTCGCGTTGAATACGACTTCAACGTCACCGCGAAGAAGATCTACGATATTCCGGACCTCGACAACATGTTGGGCGACCGGTTGAAAGAAGGCAGATAG
- a CDS encoding metallophosphoesterase family protein, with product MKRAIVSDIHGNLEALTAVLTDIASIGVTQIYCLGDIIGYGPNPRECVDAARKFDFCILGNHDQAALFDPEGFSQGAERAIFWTREQLETGGDTDPEVANRWKFLCELPRTRIEEDWMYVHGSARNPLNEYVFPEDVYNSRKLERIFSIIPKYCLQGHTHVPGVFADDFTFVASSDLPEGRYQLGQRKLMVNVGSVGQPRDGDPRSSYVVLHDDEVEFRRVPYDFHVTAGKIREIDSLDNTQADRLSDGR from the coding sequence ATGAAACGCGCGATCGTCAGCGACATCCATGGAAATCTCGAAGCGCTGACGGCAGTTCTGACCGATATCGCGTCGATCGGCGTCACCCAGATTTACTGTCTGGGGGACATCATCGGGTACGGACCCAATCCGCGCGAATGCGTCGATGCCGCACGCAAGTTCGACTTTTGCATCCTCGGCAACCACGATCAGGCCGCTCTGTTTGATCCCGAAGGCTTCAGTCAGGGGGCCGAACGGGCGATCTTTTGGACCCGCGAACAGCTTGAGACCGGCGGTGACACCGATCCAGAAGTCGCCAATCGCTGGAAATTTCTGTGTGAATTGCCGCGAACCCGGATTGAAGAAGACTGGATGTACGTACATGGTTCGGCCCGTAACCCGCTGAACGAGTACGTTTTCCCGGAGGATGTCTACAACAGCCGCAAGCTGGAGCGGATTTTCTCGATAATTCCGAAGTATTGTCTGCAGGGGCATACCCATGTTCCCGGCGTGTTTGCCGACGACTTCACCTTCGTTGCGTCGTCCGATCTGCCGGAAGGCCGCTATCAGCTGGGGCAGCGGAAACTGATGGTTAACGTCGGCAGCGTCGGTCAGCCGCGCGACGGGGACCCCCGCAGCAGCTATGTCGTGCTGCATGACGACGAAGTCGAATTTCGCCGGGTTCCGTATGATTTTCACGTCACCGCGGGAAAGATTCGGGAAATCGACAGTCTCGACAACACGCAGGCCGACCGTCTATCGGACGGGCGTTAA
- the yidC gene encoding membrane protein insertase YidC: MERRVIAFCLIAAAMFMTMSLLSRNKDADQEKPDAEVAQNDDPPKADENSKDPEIKPADDQDDPVEEKVQPRTFVTLGSVDSSQADMLVTFDSRGGAVTRIELPADKFHSLEDRRIGGYLGWLMPFDAAAGCEIRVVGPGTPAAMATPKDSASGVGLKVGDIIKSLAGEEVVDVESYLAALEQTKPGDEIQLVVERKGADAVSLLDYTAQLTEIPLEVIKPETSEVVDELTGLTRSIEHPSAYLTSLARINGSIIPVEGKMVSDMPLVEKNWRLVESDDPTIVQFETLVTPEDLPQGVRFARLRLVKTYELPKRPEAGAADENYNPYGLKFKLQVFNDGEEAVDAAFRQYGATGLPTEGWWYSNKISRGWGGAGLRDVVWEDSRNAYEMFTVASIVSEYEDKEGDRQVSMFKVDDQVKAKFAGVDAVYFASAMVFMDPQAGPPLSRGAAFVAAAVSDVMKQKTDCTYRLDGAATTILPGDQPFEMSCVIFSGPKQSELLAHYGMEKLEYFGWFHYVSSALLGVLHFMHDYLYIPYGLGIIFLTLMVRSALFPLSRKQARNMLIQQQLAPEMKRISEMYKDDPIKQRQAQQELFTKYNFNPLGGCGVMFLQLPIFLGLYRALAVDIQLRQAPFIPGIQWCSNLAAPDQFWYWDGVLPDFMTSVPSSSFPTSFLFLGPYLNILPLVTIVLFLVQQKMFMPPAVDEQQKMQQQMMTYMMVFIGFMFFRVPSGLCIYFITQSVWGIVERKLIPKPKLPDMPQTIEATSIPKKPKKRPPGKK, encoded by the coding sequence GTGGAACGTCGTGTAATCGCGTTTTGTCTTATCGCCGCCGCGATGTTCATGACGATGAGCTTGCTGAGCCGCAACAAAGATGCGGACCAGGAGAAGCCGGACGCCGAGGTCGCCCAAAACGACGATCCGCCGAAAGCGGACGAAAACAGCAAAGATCCCGAGATCAAGCCGGCCGACGACCAGGACGATCCGGTCGAAGAAAAGGTCCAGCCGCGCACGTTTGTGACGCTCGGTTCGGTCGATTCGAGTCAGGCCGACATGCTGGTGACGTTCGACTCCCGCGGCGGCGCCGTGACCCGGATCGAACTGCCGGCCGACAAGTTTCATAGTCTCGAAGATCGCCGGATCGGCGGCTACTTAGGTTGGCTGATGCCATTTGACGCCGCCGCCGGATGTGAAATCCGCGTTGTCGGACCTGGCACGCCGGCCGCGATGGCGACCCCCAAAGACTCCGCATCAGGCGTTGGCCTGAAGGTGGGCGACATCATCAAGAGCCTGGCTGGCGAGGAAGTGGTCGACGTCGAGTCGTATCTTGCTGCCCTCGAGCAGACCAAGCCGGGGGACGAGATTCAACTGGTCGTCGAACGCAAAGGCGCCGACGCCGTTTCGCTGTTGGACTACACCGCCCAGCTGACCGAAATTCCGCTGGAAGTGATTAAGCCGGAGACGTCGGAAGTGGTCGACGAACTGACCGGCCTGACGCGGTCGATCGAACATCCTTCCGCCTATTTAACGTCGTTGGCCCGGATCAACGGTTCGATCATTCCGGTCGAAGGCAAGATGGTTAGCGACATGCCGCTGGTTGAAAAGAACTGGCGTCTGGTTGAAAGCGACGATCCGACGATCGTACAGTTTGAAACGCTCGTGACGCCGGAAGACTTGCCGCAAGGCGTTCGCTTCGCTCGCTTGCGACTGGTGAAGACCTACGAACTGCCAAAGCGTCCCGAAGCGGGCGCCGCCGACGAGAACTACAATCCGTACGGTCTGAAGTTCAAGCTGCAGGTCTTCAACGATGGCGAAGAAGCGGTCGACGCGGCGTTCCGCCAGTATGGCGCCACGGGACTGCCGACCGAAGGTTGGTGGTACAGCAACAAGATCTCGCGTGGTTGGGGTGGCGCTGGATTGCGTGACGTGGTTTGGGAAGACTCCCGCAACGCGTACGAGATGTTTACCGTCGCCAGCATCGTCTCGGAATACGAAGACAAAGAGGGCGATCGCCAGGTGTCGATGTTCAAAGTCGACGATCAGGTCAAAGCGAAGTTTGCTGGCGTCGACGCCGTTTACTTCGCATCAGCGATGGTCTTCATGGATCCGCAGGCCGGGCCTCCGCTGTCGCGCGGCGCCGCGTTTGTGGCGGCGGCGGTCAGCGATGTGATGAAGCAGAAAACCGACTGCACCTATCGCTTGGATGGGGCGGCAACCACGATTCTGCCGGGCGACCAACCGTTTGAGATGTCGTGCGTCATCTTCTCGGGCCCGAAGCAGAGCGAACTGCTGGCTCACTACGGCATGGAAAAGCTCGAGTACTTCGGCTGGTTCCACTATGTGTCGAGCGCCCTACTCGGCGTGCTCCACTTCATGCACGATTACCTGTACATCCCGTATGGCCTGGGGATTATCTTCCTGACCTTGATGGTTCGCTCGGCCTTGTTCCCGCTCAGCCGCAAACAGGCCCGCAACATGCTGATCCAACAGCAGCTTGCGCCAGAGATGAAGCGGATCAGCGAGATGTACAAAGACGATCCGATCAAGCAGCGTCAGGCCCAGCAAGAGCTGTTTACCAAGTACAACTTCAATCCGCTCGGCGGTTGCGGCGTCATGTTCCTGCAGTTGCCGATCTTCCTGGGGCTGTACCGGGCATTGGCGGTTGATATCCAACTGCGTCAGGCTCCGTTCATTCCGGGCATCCAATGGTGCTCGAACCTGGCGGCGCCGGACCAATTCTGGTACTGGGACGGCGTGTTGCCGGACTTCATGACGAGCGTTCCTTCCAGCAGCTTCCCGACCAGTTTCCTGTTCCTGGGGCCGTATCTCAACATCCTGCCGCTAGTGACGATCGTATTGTTCCTGGTGCAGCAAAAGATGTTCATGCCGCCGGCGGTCGACGAGCAGCAAAAGATGCAGCAGCAGATGATGACCTACATGATGGTCTTCATCGGTTTCATGTTCTTCCGCGTGCCGTCGGGGTTGTGCATCTACTTCATCACGCAAAGCGTCTGGGGCATCGTCGAACGGAAACTGATTCCGAAACCGAAGCTGCCCGATATGCCGCAAACGATCGAAGCGACTTCGATCCCGAAGAAGCCGAAGAAACGTCCGCCGGGCAAGAAGTAG
- a CDS encoding tRNA modification GTPase, with protein MSAALEDAIVAIGSGANGALRGVVRISGDNAFDCVRTWIELQDPPAAFGSAAALSAATAIIADRRLACDLYYWPNQRSYTRQPSIEIHTIGSRPLLEEMVAAACRHGARMAEPGEFTLRAFLAGRLDLTQAEAVLGVIDAEGDARLKQSLAQLAGGLSTPLADARTKLLELLAHLEAGLDFVEEDIEFISTEALCGQLQEARDCVDHALAQLTDRDAGDEMIRVVFCGAPNVGKSSLFNAIVGEEAAIVADLAGTTRDALVCSVTIGGRQIALIDTAGQEEVVAGPLQSAQRLGSQQIERADLRIVCWDATREPTAAEKNLWERSPADRRLLVYTKWDLTTGSSVLGVPTSSTTGEGIDRLRRLIGEKLAELPETEDATAARCRASLGQASGSLSAALTAADSGLGEELVAVEIRMALAELGRVVGAIATDDILDVIFSRFCIGK; from the coding sequence ATGTCGGCCGCATTGGAAGACGCCATCGTGGCGATCGGCAGCGGAGCCAACGGCGCGCTGCGGGGAGTTGTACGCATCAGCGGCGACAATGCCTTTGATTGTGTGCGGACTTGGATCGAACTTCAGGATCCGCCAGCTGCGTTCGGTAGCGCCGCCGCGTTATCGGCGGCGACGGCCATTATCGCGGATCGTCGCTTGGCGTGTGATCTCTACTACTGGCCCAATCAGCGCAGCTATACCCGGCAACCTTCGATCGAGATCCATACGATCGGCTCGCGTCCGTTGCTAGAGGAGATGGTTGCCGCCGCCTGTCGCCATGGGGCGCGGATGGCCGAGCCGGGCGAGTTCACCCTGCGGGCATTTCTTGCCGGGCGACTCGATTTAACCCAGGCCGAAGCGGTATTAGGCGTGATCGACGCCGAAGGAGATGCCCGGTTGAAGCAGTCGCTCGCGCAGCTGGCTGGCGGACTGTCGACGCCGCTTGCCGATGCCCGGACCAAACTGCTGGAGCTGCTCGCTCACCTGGAAGCAGGCCTCGATTTTGTGGAAGAAGATATTGAGTTTATCTCTACCGAAGCTTTGTGCGGGCAACTGCAGGAGGCCCGCGACTGCGTGGACCATGCTCTCGCTCAGTTGACCGATCGCGACGCCGGCGACGAAATGATTCGCGTCGTTTTCTGTGGCGCTCCGAACGTCGGCAAGAGTAGTCTGTTCAACGCGATTGTTGGCGAAGAGGCGGCCATCGTGGCAGACCTGGCCGGCACAACCCGGGACGCGCTCGTTTGCTCGGTGACGATCGGCGGCCGGCAGATCGCGCTGATTGATACGGCGGGCCAAGAGGAAGTGGTCGCGGGGCCGCTGCAGTCGGCACAAAGACTCGGCAGTCAGCAAATCGAGCGGGCCGATCTGCGGATTGTTTGTTGGGACGCCACGCGAGAGCCGACCGCCGCGGAGAAAAATTTGTGGGAGCGATCGCCGGCAGACCGGCGGCTGTTGGTTTACACCAAGTGGGATCTCACGACCGGATCCAGCGTGCTGGGCGTGCCAACTAGCTCGACTACGGGGGAGGGGATCGATCGGCTTCGCCGCCTGATTGGTGAGAAGCTGGCTGAGCTGCCCGAAACCGAGGACGCGACCGCGGCCCGTTGTCGGGCGAGTCTCGGGCAGGCGTCCGGTTCGCTCTCGGCGGCGTTAACCGCTGCTGACAGCGGTTTAGGGGAAGAGTTGGTTGCCGTCGAAATTCGGATGGCGCTCGCCGAGCTGGGCCGCGTGGTCGGAGCGATCGCGACGGATGACATTCTGGACGTCATTTTCAGCCGGTTTTGCATCGGCAAATAA